The Dethiosulfovibrio peptidovorans DSM 11002 genome has a window encoding:
- a CDS encoding response regulator: MKIRILIVEDDGMIGEEIQEGLSRRGYTVDWVRDMESAATALDLENFSMMILDLGLPDGSGLELLQKMRDGGNRLPVIILTAWDTVPNRINGLDNGADDYMVKPFELEELSARIRALARRVRGDSSPTIRIADLEIDPATKRVSKDGREVRLSHSEYVLLTTFVENVGIVLSRERLEASLYGWEKDVESNAIQVHIHNLREKLGTDIVKNVRGFGYLMDKKR, encoded by the coding sequence ATGAAAATTCGAATCCTGATCGTAGAGGACGACGGCATGATAGGGGAGGAGATACAGGAGGGACTCTCCAGAAGAGGCTACACCGTCGACTGGGTCCGGGACATGGAGTCGGCTGCAACGGCCCTGGACCTGGAGAACTTCTCCATGATGATCCTGGACCTGGGCCTTCCCGACGGATCGGGGCTGGAGCTGCTTCAGAAGATGAGGGACGGGGGGAACAGGCTCCCCGTCATCATACTCACGGCCTGGGACACAGTGCCGAACCGAATAAACGGACTGGACAACGGGGCCGACGATTACATGGTCAAGCCCTTCGAGCTGGAGGAGCTTTCCGCCAGGATAAGGGCTCTCGCCAGACGGGTCAGAGGGGATAGCTCACCGACGATACGGATCGCAGATCTGGAGATAGACCCGGCTACGAAAAGGGTGTCAAAGGACGGCCGGGAGGTCCGCCTCTCCCACAGCGAGTACGTGCTGCTGACGACCTTCGTGGAGAACGTAGGGATCGTCCTGTCCAGAGAAAGACTGGAGGCCTCCCTCTACGGATGGGAAAAGGACGTGGAGAGCAACGCCATACAGGTGCACATACACAACCTGAGGGAAAAGCTGGGGACGGACATCGTAAAGAACGTTCGTGGATTCGGATACCTCATGGATAAAAAACGATGA